In one window of Azoarcus olearius DNA:
- a CDS encoding ExbD/TolR family protein produces MNFRKGNRDEEPEINLIPFIDVLLVIVIFLMLTTTFSKVSGLEINLPTSAADGSETVANEIAVAVTATGDVLVNRQPVAGRGIDELAAALGKASPSNGREPVVVISADAKTPHQRVVDVMQAAQRAGLAHITFATQTPAN; encoded by the coding sequence ATGAATTTCCGGAAGGGCAATCGCGATGAGGAGCCGGAGATCAACCTCATCCCCTTCATCGACGTGCTGCTGGTGATCGTGATCTTCTTGATGCTGACGACCACCTTCTCCAAGGTGTCGGGCCTGGAAATCAACCTGCCGACGTCCGCAGCGGATGGCAGCGAAACGGTGGCGAACGAAATTGCGGTCGCGGTCACGGCCACCGGCGACGTGCTCGTCAATCGCCAGCCGGTGGCCGGACGCGGCATCGACGAGCTCGCCGCGGCGCTCGGCAAGGCCAGCCCGTCCAACGGCCGCGAGCCGGTCGTGGTGATCAGCGCCGACGCCAAGACCCCGCACCAGCGCGTCGTGGACGTCATGCAGGCGGCGCAGCGCGCCGGCCTTGCCCACATCACTTTCGCCACCCAGACCCCGGCGAACTGA
- the lpxK gene encoding tetraacyldisaccharide 4'-kinase, whose protein sequence is MAAARGAMPTAPSYWRSRGPRALLLYPLSLLFGLLAALRRRLYRAGLLSQVRLPVKVIVVGNIAVGGSGKTPVVAWLVEQLRAAGWHPGIISRGHGGSARGVLEVVASGDAGVCGDEPLLLARLTGVPVFVGRDRPAAAAALLQAHPECDVIVSDDGMQHYRLARDLELAVVDPATLGNRWLLPAGPLREPVRRLDRVDLVIRHGDEGELPPGLGARAVPMRLVGDGFRGVADPARRCDASAFRGRRVHAVAGIGRPQRFFDQLAAMGLDVVPHPFPDHHRFVAADLDFAPGEPKLMTSKDAVKCAPFAPADAWEFPVTAEIGSGAAERILERLQHGRPPA, encoded by the coding sequence ATGGCGGCTGCGCGCGGGGCCATGCCCACCGCCCCGTCGTACTGGCGCAGCCGCGGTCCGCGCGCGCTGCTGCTGTATCCCCTGTCCCTGCTGTTCGGCCTGCTCGCCGCATTGCGACGCCGGCTCTACCGCGCCGGCCTGCTTTCGCAGGTGCGGCTGCCGGTGAAGGTGATCGTCGTCGGCAACATCGCGGTCGGCGGCAGCGGCAAGACTCCGGTGGTCGCCTGGCTGGTCGAGCAGTTGCGGGCGGCCGGCTGGCATCCGGGCATCATCAGCCGCGGGCACGGCGGCAGCGCGCGCGGCGTGCTCGAAGTGGTCGCCTCCGGCGATGCCGGCGTATGCGGCGACGAGCCGCTGCTGCTTGCGCGCCTCACCGGCGTGCCGGTCTTCGTCGGGCGCGACCGCCCCGCGGCCGCCGCCGCGCTGCTGCAGGCCCACCCGGAATGCGATGTCATCGTCTCCGACGACGGCATGCAGCACTACCGCCTTGCCCGCGACCTGGAGCTGGCGGTGGTCGATCCCGCCACGCTGGGCAACCGCTGGCTGCTGCCCGCCGGGCCGCTGCGCGAGCCGGTCCGCCGGCTCGACCGCGTGGACCTGGTGATCCGCCACGGCGACGAGGGGGAACTGCCGCCCGGGCTGGGCGCGCGTGCGGTGCCGATGCGGCTGGTCGGCGACGGGTTCCGCGGCGTTGCCGATCCTGCCCGGCGCTGCGATGCGAGCGCCTTCCGCGGCCGCCGGGTCCATGCCGTTGCCGGCATCGGCCGTCCGCAGCGCTTCTTCGACCAGCTCGCGGCGATGGGTCTGGACGTGGTGCCGCATCCGTTTCCCGACCATCACCGCTTCGTTGCCGCCGATCTCGACTTCGCGCCCGGCGAGCCCAAGCTGATGACCAGCAAGGATGCGGTAAAATGCGCGCCTTTCGCACCGGCCGACGCCTGGGAATTCCCGGTGACGGCCGAAATCGGTTCGGGTGCCGCCGAACGCATCCTGGAGAGACTGCAACATGGACGCCCGCCTGCTTGA
- a CDS encoding Trm112 family protein, with protein MDARLLEILVCPLCKGPLDYLKDKQELVCKADRLAFPIRDGIPVMLEEEARALAAEDVDALR; from the coding sequence ATGGACGCCCGCCTGCTTGAAATCCTCGTCTGCCCGCTGTGCAAGGGTCCGCTCGACTACCTCAAGGACAAGCAGGAGCTGGTCTGCAAGGCCGACCGCCTCGCGTTCCCGATCCGCGACGGCATCCCGGTGATGCTGGAAGAGGAAGCGCGCGCGCTGGCCGCCGAGGACGTGGACGCGTTGCGTTGA